From Salvia splendens isolate huo1 chromosome 3, SspV2, whole genome shotgun sequence, a single genomic window includes:
- the LOC121794030 gene encoding dormancy-associated protein homolog 4-like isoform X1 codes for MGFLHKLWDETLAGPPPDAGLGKLRKYNSFSASRSATALPQFDANQARITRSITVVRRDALRNLNLNVDVGSPSTPSSATSSTSSSPFSPNSPGGNFKKWLRRKPTTGGGGLHNSDHESKNFHDWILIVNSLDR; via the exons ATGGGGTTTCTCCATAAACTTTGGGACGAAACACTGGCCGGACCGCCTCCGGACGCCGGCCTCGGCAAGCTGCGCAAATATAACTCTTTCTCCGCCTCGAGATCCGCCACCGCCCTGCCCCAATTCGACGCCAACCAGGCCCGGATCACCCGGAGCATCACCGTCGTGCGCCGTGATGCTCTACGTAACCTAAACCTAAATGTCGACGTCGGATCACCGTCGACACCTTCCTCCGCCACCAGCTCCACCTCTAGCTCTCCGTTCTCAC CAAATTCTCCAGGAGggaattttaagaaatggttGAGGAGGAAACCGACAACGGGTGGAGGAGGGTTGCACAATTCCGACCATGAGAGTAAGAATTTTCATGATTG GATTCTGATCGTAAATTCTTTGGATCGCTGA
- the LOC121794030 gene encoding dormancy-associated protein homolog 4-like isoform X2 → MGFLHKLWDETLAGPPPDAGLGKLRKYNSFSASRSATALPQFDANQARITRSITVVRRDALRNLNLNVDVGSPSTPSSATSSTSSSPFSPNSPGGNFKKWLRRKPTTGGGGLHNSDHERF, encoded by the exons ATGGGGTTTCTCCATAAACTTTGGGACGAAACACTGGCCGGACCGCCTCCGGACGCCGGCCTCGGCAAGCTGCGCAAATATAACTCTTTCTCCGCCTCGAGATCCGCCACCGCCCTGCCCCAATTCGACGCCAACCAGGCCCGGATCACCCGGAGCATCACCGTCGTGCGCCGTGATGCTCTACGTAACCTAAACCTAAATGTCGACGTCGGATCACCGTCGACACCTTCCTCCGCCACCAGCTCCACCTCTAGCTCTCCGTTCTCAC CAAATTCTCCAGGAGggaattttaagaaatggttGAGGAGGAAACCGACAACGGGTGGAGGAGGGTTGCACAATTCCGACCATGAGA GATTCTGA